The following proteins are co-located in the Saccharomycodes ludwigii strain NBRC 1722 chromosome V, whole genome shotgun sequence genome:
- the BUD22 gene encoding Bud22p (similar to Saccharomyces cerevisiae YMR014W | BUD22 | BUD site selection), whose product MPKENLIFKLDNLEYQYNYLNNSLEKFEPRLITTKKLYNTKSIKKQTILNSKLSKLNREDVFKDLNNLKLDIFNKKVYHLTKKLTTIFQMNQNKKQFQEKLSSSQNHDSDELDAIVDRIVRSKVVKLTIPRMCTYDSTTKNKTAPAWIQSSDFFEIFQDKQNKYNPSIVYSQIIVPLGLNPIISKIFQDKKVRSLVTEFENGLNMLLNKENRKKSREENHNQQAKIQKEQTNGNMHDVEPASTNEVGDSIDKKNDGNLKDEDLDDILAQYKDVVAASSDEEEDTSSNESVSGGRSNDTYTKRKRETDQPQLSAKKISSNKKDEGSSIKKYKLPALQVGYLSNEDNDEDDFFEPEVKEEKPQRKNRRGQRARRKIWEQKFGSGAKHIQRELIKEKELRQQRQLEYEQRQLKRELKAKEREEMDKEKREKNKEMERRSNTKIHPSWEAKKLQEQKLNKVKFEGKKVVFN is encoded by the coding sequence ATGCccaaagaaaatttaatttttaaattggaCAACCTAGAATAccaatataattatttaaacaatTCATTGGAAAAGTTCGAACCTAGACTGATCACTactaaaaaattgtataacactaaaagtattaaaaaacaaacaatcTTAAACAGCAAATTATCCAAATTAAACAGGGAAGATGTTTTTAAAGACttaaacaatttaaagttggatatttttaataaaaaagtgtATCATTTaactaaaaaattaaccaccattttccaaatgaatcaaaataaaaagcaaTTTCAAGAAAAACTATCTTCTTCCCAAAACCATGACAGTGACGAACTTGATGCCATTGTAGACAGGATTGTTAGATCTAAAGTAGTTAAATTAACGATTCCCAGAATGTGTACGTATGATAGCACTACCAAGAATAAAACAGCACCTGCTTGGATCCAAAGTAGcgatttttttgaaattttccAGGATAAACAGAACAAATACAATCCAAGCATAGTTTATTCTCAAATAATTGTACCATTAGGTTTGAATCCAATTATATCGAAAATATTTCAGGATAAAAAAGTCCGATCATTAGTAACCGAATTTGAAAATGGATTGAATATGTTACTAAACAAAGagaatagaaaaaaatcgAGGGAAGAAAACCATAACCAGCAAGctaaaattcaaaaagaaCAGACAAATGGAAACATGCATGATGTTGAACCTGCTAGTACGAATGAAGTTGGTGATTccattgataaaaaaaatgatggaAACTTGAAAGATGAAGATTTGGATGATATCTTGGCTCAATACAAAGACGTGGTAGCAGCATCAAGTGATGAAGAGGAGGATACGTCAAGCAATGAGAGTGTTAGTGGAGGACGTAGTAACGATACatatacaaaaagaaaGCGTGAAACAGATCAACCACAGCTATCtgccaaaaaaatatctagcaacaaaaaagatgaaGGCTCTTcgattaaaaaatataaattgcCAGCTTTACAAGTTGGATATTTAAGCAATGAAGATAATGACGAAGATGATTTCTTTGAACCAGAAGTGAAGGAAGAAAAGCCacaaaggaaaaatagGAGAGGACAACGGGctagaagaaaaatttggGAACAAAAATTTGGTTCTGGGGCCAAGCATATCCAAAGGGAATTGATCAAGGAAAAGGAATTGAGACAACAGCGTCAATTAGAATATGAGCAGAGACAGTTGAAGAGAGAATTAAAAGCTAAGGAAAGAGAAGAAAtggataaagaaaaaagagagaaaaacaaagaaatgGAAAGGAGAAGTAATACAAAGATTCATCCCTCTTGGGAAGCCAAAAAGTTACAAGAGCAGAAATTGaataaagttaaatttGAAGGTAAAAAAGTTGTGTTTAATTGA